The Streptomyces sp. NBC_01255 genome window below encodes:
- the gap gene encoding type I glyceraldehyde-3-phosphate dehydrogenase, with protein MTIRVGINGFGRIGRNYFRALLDQGADIEIVAVNDLGDTATTAHLLKYDTILGRLKAEVTHTADTITVDGRTIKVLSERNPADIPWGELGVDIVIESTGIFTKKADAEKHIAGGAKKVLISAPASDEDITIVMGVNQDKYDAAKHHVISNASCTTNCVAPMAKVLDENFGIVKGLMTTVHAYTNDQRILDFPHKDLRRARAAAENIIPTTTGAAKATALVLPQLKGKLDGIAMRVPVPTGSATDLVVTLDREVTKDEVNAAFKKAADDGDLKGILYYTEDPIVSSDIVSDPASCTFDASLTMVQDGNTVKILGWYDNEWGYSNRLVDLTVFVGGQL; from the coding sequence GTGACGATCCGCGTAGGCATCAACGGCTTTGGCCGCATCGGCCGGAACTACTTCCGCGCGCTCCTTGATCAGGGTGCTGACATCGAGATCGTGGCCGTCAACGACCTGGGTGACACCGCGACCACCGCGCACCTTCTGAAGTACGACACCATCCTGGGACGCCTCAAGGCCGAGGTCACCCACACCGCCGACACCATCACCGTCGACGGCCGCACCATCAAGGTGCTCTCCGAGCGCAACCCGGCCGACATCCCGTGGGGCGAGCTGGGCGTCGACATCGTCATCGAGTCGACCGGCATCTTCACCAAGAAGGCCGACGCCGAGAAGCACATCGCCGGTGGCGCCAAGAAGGTCCTCATCTCGGCTCCGGCCAGCGACGAGGACATCACGATCGTCATGGGCGTCAACCAGGACAAGTACGACGCGGCCAAGCACCACGTCATCTCGAACGCGTCCTGCACCACCAACTGTGTCGCGCCGATGGCGAAGGTTCTCGACGAGAACTTCGGCATCGTCAAGGGCCTGATGACCACGGTCCACGCGTACACCAACGACCAGCGCATCCTGGACTTCCCGCACAAGGACCTGCGCCGCGCCCGCGCCGCCGCGGAGAACATCATCCCGACCACGACCGGTGCCGCCAAGGCCACCGCCCTGGTCCTCCCGCAGCTCAAGGGCAAGCTCGACGGCATCGCGATGCGCGTCCCGGTCCCGACCGGTTCCGCCACCGACCTGGTCGTCACCCTGGACCGCGAGGTCACCAAGGACGAGGTCAACGCCGCGTTCAAGAAGGCCGCCGACGACGGCGACCTCAAGGGCATCCTGTACTACACCGAGGACCCGATCGTGTCCTCGGACATCGTGAGCGACCCGGCCTCCTGCACCTTCGACGCCTCCCTGACGATGGTCCAGGACGGCAACACGGTGAAGATCCTGGGTTGGTACGACAACGAGTGGGGTTACTCCAACCGTCTCGTCGACCTCACCGTCTTCGTCGGCGGCCAGCTCTAA
- a CDS encoding MurR/RpiR family transcriptional regulator, whose amino-acid sequence MITAQIRSELPRLSGSLRKVGVWVLERPHYVPKSSASEVGQRTGTSQATVTRFCQALGLASYRDLQYELAKEQGQVGSEEPEPRPLGPDIGPDDPLDRLVSVVARADLQALRRTVESLDLDALDRAARTLAAARRIDVYGVGGSGVIALEAEARLFGIGCDARARTEVHAAETSAALLTPADAVVAFSHSGATREVLGPLRLAAERGAATIAVTGDPRSPVARAAGVHLGSTSAETGFRRGGFGTRHSVLLIVDCLYARVAQLTYGRATASLALTAHIADGHR is encoded by the coding sequence ATGATCACCGCACAGATCCGCTCCGAACTGCCCAGGCTGTCCGGCTCCTTGCGCAAGGTCGGCGTCTGGGTCCTGGAGCGCCCGCACTACGTCCCGAAGTCGTCCGCCTCCGAGGTGGGGCAGCGGACCGGGACGTCCCAGGCCACCGTCACCCGCTTCTGCCAGGCCCTGGGCCTCGCGTCCTACCGGGACCTGCAGTACGAACTCGCCAAGGAGCAGGGCCAGGTGGGCTCCGAGGAGCCGGAACCCCGCCCGCTCGGCCCGGACATCGGCCCCGACGACCCGCTCGACCGGCTCGTCTCCGTCGTCGCGCGGGCCGACCTCCAGGCGCTGCGCAGGACCGTGGAGAGCCTCGACCTCGACGCCCTGGACCGGGCCGCCCGGACGCTCGCCGCGGCCCGCCGGATCGACGTCTACGGGGTCGGCGGCTCCGGCGTGATCGCCCTGGAGGCCGAGGCCCGGCTCTTCGGCATCGGCTGCGACGCCCGCGCCCGGACCGAGGTGCACGCGGCGGAGACCTCGGCGGCCCTGCTGACCCCCGCCGACGCGGTCGTCGCCTTCTCCCACTCGGGCGCCACCCGGGAGGTCCTCGGCCCGCTGCGGCTCGCCGCCGAGCGCGGCGCGGCCACGATCGCGGTCACCGGCGATCCCCGCTCCCCCGTCGCCCGCGCGGCCGGCGTCCACCTCGGCTCGACCTCCGCCGAGACCGGCTTCCGCCGCGGCGGCTTCGGCACGCGCCACTCGGTCCTGCTGATCGTGGACTGCCTCTACGCGCGCGTGGCACAGCTGACGTACGGCAGGGCGACGGCGTCCCTGGCGCTCACCGCGCACATCGCCGACGGCCACCGCTGA
- a CDS encoding MFS transporter, with product MTATEAVAASAVPDWRGGFGRLWTAAIVSRFGDSLRTAALPLLAASLTDDPLLIASVTACGFLPWLLFGLLGGAIADRVDQRRAMWAVDLVRGALMAAFAVAVALGHATVALLLVLAFALTTLQTLFDNAATALLPALVPTEALAAANARLMTGQQFAGGLLAAPLVPALLLAGDAVPYVADAATYVLAALLIASLRTGAPERPPRPAGSTLRKEMAEGLATLRRDRPLRWLCTATTLCNIGMGALIATLVVHVTDGRQAGNAGNAAYAATITAYAVGGVAGGLLARRIAERTGRIRAVALAGTVQTACLVLMGAVPALAVSIAAMAVFGLMGTVWNVNQTTLMQERAPDGMLGRISAAFRTLAVAGAPLGALLGGAAAAGWGPHTPALLAAALFALAVASLAPLIN from the coding sequence ATGACGGCGACGGAAGCAGTGGCGGCAAGCGCCGTACCCGACTGGCGAGGCGGCTTCGGACGGTTGTGGACGGCCGCGATCGTCTCCCGGTTCGGCGACTCGCTGCGCACCGCCGCCCTGCCCCTGCTCGCCGCCTCGCTCACCGACGACCCCCTCCTCATCGCCTCCGTCACCGCCTGCGGCTTCCTGCCCTGGCTGCTCTTCGGACTCCTCGGCGGAGCCATCGCGGACCGGGTCGACCAGCGGCGGGCCATGTGGGCGGTCGACCTCGTCCGCGGCGCGCTCATGGCCGCGTTCGCCGTGGCCGTCGCGCTCGGACACGCCACGGTCGCCCTGCTGCTCGTCCTCGCCTTCGCCCTCACGACCTTGCAGACCCTCTTCGACAACGCCGCCACGGCCCTGCTCCCCGCCCTCGTCCCCACCGAGGCCCTGGCCGCGGCCAACGCCCGCCTGATGACCGGTCAGCAGTTCGCGGGCGGCCTCCTCGCCGCGCCCCTGGTGCCCGCCCTGCTCCTCGCCGGGGACGCCGTGCCGTACGTGGCCGACGCCGCCACCTACGTCCTCGCCGCGCTCCTCATCGCCTCCCTGCGGACCGGGGCACCCGAGCGGCCTCCCCGCCCGGCCGGGTCCACCCTCCGCAAGGAGATGGCCGAAGGGCTCGCCACGCTCCGCCGGGACCGGCCCCTGCGATGGCTCTGCACGGCCACCACCCTCTGCAACATCGGCATGGGCGCCCTCATCGCCACCCTCGTCGTCCACGTGACGGACGGGCGCCAGGCCGGAAACGCCGGAAACGCCGCATACGCGGCCACCATCACCGCCTACGCGGTCGGCGGCGTCGCCGGCGGCCTCCTCGCCCGCCGCATCGCCGAGCGGACCGGACGCATACGCGCCGTCGCCCTCGCCGGGACGGTCCAGACGGCCTGCCTGGTCCTGATGGGCGCCGTCCCCGCCCTCGCGGTATCGATCGCGGCCATGGCGGTGTTCGGTCTCATGGGGACGGTGTGGAACGTCAACCAGACGACCCTCATGCAGGAGCGCGCCCCCGACGGGATGCTCGGCCGCATCTCCGCGGCCTTCCGCACCCTCGCCGTCGCGGGCGCTCCGCTCGGGGCCCTCCTCGGCGGCGCCGCGGCCGCCGGCTGGGGACCGCACACACCCGCCCTCCTCGCGGCGGCACTGTTCGCGCTCGCCGTAGCGTCGTTGGCTCCCCTGATCAATTAG
- a CDS encoding N-acetylglucosamine kinase gives MSESRIHADRPWVVGIDAGGTRIRARLADAAGGPVLGEGAGGPGNALSVAPAALARHLTDALREALPEGAGRRVRAVVAGFAGGGEGAGRGRAETALGRALDAVGAAPGAVEVYGDAEVAFAAGPGAPADGLVLIAGTGAAAARVERRRAVRVADGDGWLLGDAGSGFWLGREAVRAVLRALDGRGPRTALAGPVGEVCGGPGKEDVVRYAYEAHPVRLAALSPLVVGAAAAGDGPALELLDRAGAELCATVRALDPRPGEPLVVTGGLVGPGGPLLGRLAEGVREWGLVPVPVPDGVAGAVALARLAGSLDGASP, from the coding sequence ATGAGCGAATCCAGGATTCATGCGGACCGCCCATGGGTGGTCGGGATCGACGCGGGCGGCACGCGGATCAGGGCGCGGCTCGCGGACGCGGCGGGCGGTCCGGTCCTCGGTGAGGGCGCGGGCGGTCCGGGCAACGCGCTGAGCGTCGCGCCCGCGGCGCTGGCCCGTCACCTCACGGACGCCCTGCGGGAGGCGCTGCCCGAGGGCGCGGGGCGGCGCGTCCGGGCCGTCGTGGCCGGTTTCGCCGGCGGGGGAGAGGGTGCGGGGCGGGGGCGGGCCGAGACGGCGCTCGGCCGGGCCCTCGACGCGGTGGGGGCGGCGCCTGGCGCGGTCGAGGTGTACGGGGACGCGGAGGTCGCCTTCGCGGCCGGACCGGGCGCCCCGGCCGACGGGCTCGTCCTGATCGCCGGGACGGGCGCCGCCGCCGCGCGCGTGGAGCGGCGCCGTGCCGTCCGGGTCGCGGACGGCGACGGCTGGCTCCTCGGGGACGCGGGCAGCGGCTTCTGGCTCGGCCGGGAGGCGGTGCGGGCGGTGCTGCGCGCCCTGGACGGCCGCGGGCCGCGGACCGCGCTCGCCGGGCCGGTGGGCGAGGTGTGCGGCGGGCCCGGCAAGGAGGACGTCGTGCGGTACGCGTACGAGGCGCATCCGGTCCGGCTCGCGGCGCTGAGCCCGCTCGTGGTCGGCGCGGCGGCGGCCGGGGACGGCCCGGCGCTGGAGCTCCTCGACCGGGCGGGGGCCGAGCTGTGCGCCACGGTCCGGGCGTTGGATCCGCGGCCCGGTGAGCCGCTGGTGGTCACGGGCGGCCTCGTCGGCCCGGGCGGCCCGCTGCTCGGCCGGCTCGCGGAGGGAGTACGGGAGTGGGGCCTCGTCCCCGTGCCCGTACCGGACGGGGTGGCGGGCGCGGTGGCACTCGCCCGCCTGGCCGGGTCCCTTGACGGCGCGTCACCCTGA
- a CDS encoding RNA polymerase-binding protein RbpA → MASGNAIRGSRVGAGPMGEAERGESAPRARISFWCSNGHETQPSFASDAAIPETWDCPRCGFPAGQDRDNPPDPPRTEPYKTHLAYVRERRSDADGEAILAEALAKLRGEI, encoded by the coding sequence GTGGCAAGTGGCAACGCGATCCGGGGAAGCCGGGTCGGAGCGGGGCCGATGGGCGAGGCCGAGCGGGGCGAATCGGCGCCGCGCGCCCGCATCTCCTTCTGGTGCTCGAACGGGCACGAGACGCAGCCGAGCTTCGCCAGCGACGCGGCGATCCCGGAGACCTGGGACTGCCCCCGCTGCGGCTTTCCGGCAGGTCAGGACCGGGACAACCCGCCGGACCCGCCGCGCACGGAGCCGTACAAGACCCATCTCGCCTATGTGCGGGAGCGGCGCAGCGACGCGGACGGCGAGGCGATCCTCGCCGAGGCGCTGGCCAAGCTGCGCGGCGAGATCTAA
- a CDS encoding phosphoglycerate kinase: MKTIDELLAEGVSGKRVFVRADLNVPLDGTTITDDGRIRAVVPTVKALADAGARVVVASHLGRPKGAPDPAFSLAPAAARLGELLGAEVAFATDTVGESATATVGGLADGQVAVIENLRFNAGETSKDDAERGAFADRLAALADVYVGDGFGAVHRKHASVFDLPARLPHAAGYLIATEVGVLKKLTDDVRRPYVVALGGAKVSDKLGVIDHLLEKADRILIGGGMAYTFLKAQGHEVGISLLQKDQIPAVLEYLERAKARGVEFVLPVDVLVSAEFPDLKTKAPANPTTVAADAIPADEEGLDIGPETRKLYASKLADAGTVFWNGPMGVFEHPDYAEGTKAVAQALVDSPAFTVVGGGDSAAAVRILGFDEKAFGHISTGGGASLEYLEGKTLPGLAALED; this comes from the coding sequence ATGAAGACGATCGACGAGCTTCTCGCCGAAGGCGTCTCCGGCAAGCGGGTGTTCGTCCGCGCCGACCTCAACGTGCCCCTCGACGGCACGACCATCACCGACGACGGCCGCATCCGCGCCGTCGTCCCCACGGTGAAGGCGCTCGCCGACGCGGGTGCCCGCGTCGTGGTCGCCTCGCACCTGGGCCGCCCGAAGGGCGCCCCGGACCCGGCGTTCTCCCTCGCCCCGGCCGCCGCTCGCCTCGGCGAGCTGCTCGGTGCCGAGGTGGCCTTCGCGACCGACACCGTCGGCGAGTCCGCCACCGCGACCGTCGGCGGCCTCGCCGACGGTCAGGTCGCCGTGATCGAGAACCTCCGGTTCAACGCCGGCGAGACCTCGAAGGACGACGCCGAGCGCGGCGCCTTCGCGGACCGGCTGGCCGCGCTGGCCGACGTGTACGTCGGCGACGGCTTCGGCGCCGTGCACCGCAAGCACGCCTCGGTCTTCGACCTGCCGGCGCGCCTCCCGCACGCCGCGGGCTACCTCATCGCCACCGAGGTCGGCGTCCTGAAGAAGCTCACGGACGACGTCCGGCGGCCGTACGTGGTCGCGCTCGGCGGCGCCAAGGTCTCCGACAAGCTCGGGGTCATCGACCACCTCCTGGAGAAGGCCGACCGCATCCTCATCGGCGGCGGCATGGCGTACACCTTCCTCAAGGCCCAGGGCCACGAGGTCGGCATCTCGCTGCTCCAGAAGGACCAGATCCCGGCGGTCCTGGAGTACCTGGAGCGCGCCAAGGCCCGCGGGGTGGAGTTCGTGCTCCCCGTCGACGTCCTGGTCTCGGCCGAGTTCCCGGACCTCAAGACCAAGGCCCCGGCCAACCCGACCACGGTCGCCGCGGACGCCATCCCGGCGGACGAGGAGGGCCTGGACATCGGTCCGGAGACCCGTAAGCTCTACGCCTCGAAGCTCGCCGACGCGGGAACCGTCTTCTGGAACGGTCCGATGGGCGTCTTCGAGCACCCCGACTACGCCGAGGGCACCAAGGCCGTCGCCCAGGCGCTCGTCGACTCCCCGGCGTTCACGGTGGTCGGTGGTGGCGACTCCGCCGCCGCCGTCCGCATCCTGGGCTTCGACGAGAAGGCATTCGGCCACATTTCGACCGGCGGCGGCGCCTCCCTCGAGTACCTCGAGGGCAAGACGCTTCCCGGCCTCGCCGCACTGGAGGACTGA
- the secG gene encoding preprotein translocase subunit SecG → MGFSIALLVFSGLLMLLVLMHKGKGGGLSDMFGGGMQSSVGGSSVAERNLDRITVVVGLLWFACIVVLGLLMKLDG, encoded by the coding sequence ATGGGGTTCTCGATCGCCCTGCTCGTCTTCAGCGGGCTGCTGATGCTGCTCGTACTGATGCACAAGGGAAAGGGCGGCGGTCTCTCCGACATGTTCGGTGGCGGCATGCAGTCGTCCGTCGGCGGCTCCTCGGTCGCCGAGCGCAACCTGGACCGGATCACGGTTGTGGTCGGTCTGCTCTGGTTCGCCTGCATTGTGGTACTTGGTCTGCTGATGAAGTTGGACGGGTAA
- the pgi gene encoding glucose-6-phosphate isomerase, which yields MNNEGRTRLNRLPEWAALGKHREQLGETHLRELFAADPARGTGHTLRVGDLYLDYSKHLVTDETLTLLRELAAATGVAELRDAMFRGEKINTTEDRAVLHTALRAPREAVIEVDGENVVPGVHAVLDKMGAFADKVRAGEWTGHTGKPVKNIVNIGIGGSDLGPAMAYEVLRSFTQRDLTLRFVSNVDGADLHEAVRDLDPAETLFIVASKTFTTIETITNATSARNWLLTGLRADQEAVAKHFVALSTNAEKVAEFGIDTANMFEFWDWVGGRYSYDSAIGLSLMIAIGPDRFREMLDGFHLVDEHFRTAPPEENAPLLLGLLGVWYGAFFDAQSHAVLPYSHYLSKFTAYLQQLDMESNGKSVDREGNPVDWQTGPVVWGTPGTNGQHAYYQLIHQGTKVIPADFIGFARPVDDLLPGLVAQHDLLMANFFAQTQALAFGKTPEEVRAEGVAEELVPHKTFQGNHPTTTILADALTPSVLGQLIALYEHKVFVQGAIWNIDSFDQWGVELGKVLAKKIEPVLTDGEGGEQLDSSTAGLVSAYRALRDRG from the coding sequence ATGAACAACGAAGGCCGCACCAGGCTGAACCGGCTGCCCGAGTGGGCGGCCCTCGGCAAGCACCGTGAGCAGCTGGGCGAGACCCATCTGCGCGAGCTCTTCGCCGCGGACCCGGCGCGCGGCACCGGCCACACCCTGCGGGTCGGCGACCTCTATCTGGACTACTCCAAGCACCTCGTCACCGACGAGACGCTGACCCTGCTGCGCGAACTCGCCGCCGCCACCGGCGTGGCCGAGCTGCGCGACGCCATGTTCCGCGGCGAGAAGATCAACACCACCGAGGACCGCGCGGTCCTCCACACCGCGCTGCGCGCCCCGCGCGAGGCCGTGATCGAGGTCGACGGGGAGAACGTCGTCCCCGGCGTCCACGCCGTCCTCGACAAGATGGGCGCCTTCGCCGACAAGGTCCGCGCGGGCGAGTGGACCGGCCACACCGGCAAGCCGGTCAAGAACATCGTGAACATCGGCATCGGCGGCTCCGACCTCGGCCCCGCCATGGCCTACGAGGTCCTGCGCTCCTTCACCCAGCGGGACCTGACGCTCCGTTTCGTCTCCAACGTGGACGGCGCCGACCTCCACGAGGCCGTCCGCGACCTCGACCCGGCCGAGACCCTCTTCATCGTCGCCTCGAAGACCTTCACCACCATCGAGACGATCACCAACGCCACCTCCGCCCGCAACTGGCTCCTCACCGGCCTGCGCGCCGACCAGGAGGCCGTCGCCAAGCACTTCGTGGCCCTCTCGACCAACGCCGAGAAGGTCGCCGAGTTCGGCATCGACACCGCGAACATGTTCGAGTTCTGGGACTGGGTCGGCGGCCGCTACTCCTACGACTCCGCCATCGGCCTCTCCCTGATGATCGCCATCGGCCCGGACCGCTTCCGCGAGATGCTCGACGGCTTCCACCTCGTCGACGAGCACTTCCGCACCGCCCCGCCCGAGGAGAACGCGCCGCTGCTGCTCGGCCTCCTCGGCGTCTGGTACGGCGCGTTCTTCGACGCCCAGTCGCACGCCGTCCTGCCGTACTCCCACTACCTGTCCAAGTTCACCGCCTACCTCCAGCAGCTCGACATGGAGTCCAACGGCAAGTCGGTGGACCGCGAGGGCAACCCGGTCGACTGGCAGACCGGACCCGTCGTCTGGGGCACCCCCGGCACCAACGGGCAGCACGCCTACTACCAGTTGATCCACCAGGGCACCAAGGTCATCCCGGCCGACTTCATCGGCTTCGCCCGTCCCGTCGACGACCTGCTCCCCGGCCTCGTCGCCCAGCACGACCTGTTGATGGCCAACTTCTTCGCCCAGACCCAGGCGCTCGCCTTCGGCAAGACGCCCGAGGAGGTACGGGCCGAAGGGGTCGCCGAGGAGCTCGTCCCGCACAAGACCTTCCAGGGCAACCACCCGACCACCACGATCCTGGCCGACGCGCTCACCCCGTCCGTCCTCGGCCAGCTGATCGCGCTCTACGAGCACAAGGTCTTCGTCCAGGGCGCGATCTGGAACATCGACTCCTTCGACCAGTGGGGCGTCGAACTCGGCAAGGTCCTCGCCAAGAAGATCGAACCGGTCCTGACCGACGGCGAGGGCGGCGAGCAGCTCGACAGCTCGACCGCCGGGCTCGTCTCGGCCTACCGCGCGCTGCGCGACCGGGGCTGA
- a CDS encoding SIS domain-containing protein, whose translation MSAALPRPDLGADRFADHARGAVDRAVAANKDTVPLAARLLADCVAADGVIHAFGTGHSQAAALEIAGRAGGLVPTSRISLADLVLRGGEDPAVLADPLLERSPGLADRLYALAGPRPQDLFVIISNSGVNNAIVDLALKVTAAGHRLVALTSLEHTHAVPALHPSGRRLADLADAVLDNCAPTGDAVLPLPGGGGLCGISTLTSSLLVQMTVAEAVALLLAEGHEPPVYVSANIPGGHERNALLEARYEGRLHRGGY comes from the coding sequence ATGTCCGCCGCCCTGCCTCGACCCGACCTCGGCGCCGACCGGTTCGCCGACCACGCCCGCGGCGCCGTCGACCGCGCCGTCGCCGCCAACAAGGACACCGTCCCCCTCGCCGCCCGGCTCCTCGCCGACTGCGTCGCCGCCGACGGGGTGATCCACGCCTTCGGAACCGGCCACTCCCAGGCCGCCGCCCTGGAGATCGCGGGCCGGGCCGGGGGCCTCGTCCCCACCAGCCGGATCTCCCTCGCCGACCTCGTCCTGCGCGGCGGCGAGGACCCCGCCGTCCTCGCCGACCCCCTCCTCGAACGCTCCCCGGGCCTCGCCGACCGGCTCTACGCCCTCGCCGGCCCCCGCCCGCAGGACCTGTTCGTCATCATCTCCAACTCCGGCGTCAACAACGCGATCGTCGACCTCGCCCTCAAGGTCACCGCGGCCGGACACCGGCTCGTCGCCCTCACCTCGCTCGAACACACCCACGCCGTCCCCGCCCTCCACCCGAGCGGCAGGCGGCTCGCCGACCTCGCCGACGCCGTCCTCGACAACTGCGCCCCCACCGGCGACGCCGTCCTCCCGCTCCCCGGCGGCGGCGGACTGTGCGGGATCTCCACCCTCACCTCCTCGCTCCTCGTCCAGATGACCGTCGCCGAAGCCGTCGCCCTGCTCCTCGCCGAGGGCCACGAACCGCCCGTGTACGTCTCCGCCAACATCCCCGGCGGCCACGAACGCAACGCGCTCCTCGAAGCCCGCTACGAGGGCCGGCTGCACCGCGGCGGGTACTGA
- the tpiA gene encoding triose-phosphate isomerase — protein sequence MSTRTPLMAGNWKMNLNHLEAIAHVQKLAFALTDKDYDACEVAVLVPFTDLRSVQTLIDGDKLKIKYGAQDLSAHDSGAYTGEISGAMLAKFNCAYVAVGHSERRQYHAENDEVCNAKVKAAFKHGVTPILCVGEGLDIRKAGQQVEYTLAQLDGGLKDVPAEQAETIVIAYEPVWAIGTGEVATPEDAQEVCGAIRGRLAELYSQELADKVRIQYGGSVKAGNVAAIMAQPDVDGALVGGAALDAEEFVKIARFRDQ from the coding sequence ATGAGCACTCGCACTCCGCTGATGGCGGGCAACTGGAAGATGAACCTCAACCACCTTGAGGCCATCGCCCACGTCCAGAAGCTCGCCTTCGCCCTGACCGACAAGGACTACGACGCCTGTGAGGTCGCCGTCCTGGTCCCCTTCACCGACCTGCGGTCCGTCCAGACCCTGATCGACGGCGACAAGCTCAAGATCAAGTACGGCGCCCAGGACCTCTCGGCGCACGACTCCGGTGCCTACACCGGTGAGATCTCGGGCGCGATGCTGGCGAAGTTCAACTGCGCCTACGTGGCCGTCGGCCACTCCGAGCGCCGCCAGTACCACGCCGAGAACGACGAGGTCTGCAACGCGAAGGTGAAGGCCGCCTTCAAGCACGGCGTGACCCCGATCCTCTGCGTCGGCGAGGGCCTGGACATCCGCAAGGCCGGTCAGCAGGTCGAGTACACCCTCGCCCAGCTCGACGGCGGTCTGAAGGACGTCCCGGCCGAGCAGGCCGAGACCATCGTGATCGCGTACGAGCCGGTGTGGGCCATCGGCACCGGCGAGGTCGCCACCCCCGAGGACGCGCAGGAGGTCTGCGGGGCGATCCGCGGCCGTCTCGCGGAGCTGTACTCGCAGGAGCTGGCCGACAAGGTCCGCATCCAGTACGGCGGCTCGGTCAAGGCCGGCAACGTGGCCGCGATCATGGCGCAGCCGGACGTCGACGGCGCCCTGGTGGGCGGTGCGGCGCTGGACGCCGAGGAGTTCGTCAAGATCGCGCGCTTCCGCGACCAGTGA
- a CDS encoding PH domain-containing protein, with amino-acid sequence MTGENAVRLRPPRNAVDERAVAWWRSRLLVTTAVPVVILAVLGALIGPARFWLLLAAGAVAALGLGCAAFFPAWWFRVHRWEVTDEAVYVRTGALWQEWRIAPMSRIQTVDTVRGPLEQLFRLGTVTVTTASSKGALRIEGLDHELAAELGERLTALTQATPGDAT; translated from the coding sequence ATGACGGGGGAGAACGCGGTGCGGCTGCGGCCGCCCAGGAACGCCGTGGACGAGCGGGCCGTCGCCTGGTGGCGGAGCCGGCTCCTGGTGACCACCGCCGTGCCGGTGGTGATCCTCGCCGTCCTCGGCGCGCTCATCGGGCCCGCCCGGTTCTGGCTGCTGCTCGCGGCCGGGGCCGTCGCGGCCCTCGGCCTCGGCTGCGCCGCGTTCTTCCCCGCCTGGTGGTTCCGGGTGCACCGCTGGGAGGTCACCGACGAGGCCGTCTACGTCCGCACCGGGGCCCTCTGGCAGGAGTGGCGGATCGCCCCGATGTCCCGGATCCAGACGGTCGACACCGTACGAGGCCCGCTGGAGCAGCTCTTCCGGCTCGGCACCGTCACGGTGACGACCGCCTCCTCGAAGGGCGCCCTGCGGATCGAGGGCCTCGACCACGAGCTCGCCGCCGAGCTCGGCGAACGGCTCACGGCCCTCACCCAGGCCACCCCCGGGGACGCCACATGA